Proteins encoded by one window of Branchiostoma floridae strain S238N-H82 chromosome 6, Bfl_VNyyK, whole genome shotgun sequence:
- the LOC118417482 gene encoding zinc finger protein 595-like, protein MGDKKRRRVRRKKSKQARIARQALQLRRKILAGKVDRASTPTTRNDKLDTNAYQTETQLIKKSMAKDATGQIRIPDTGQTVKEEDDQKKRIGTVDINTTSQPSCGTIANDIKEEEVDELERSLVNCCNSTAQLLSCDPIGTDAEKGDEEEMKLDDCYSTKTPSLSGCCTVGIQDEMESGQDTNIDNCYNTTSQFTEAKEGEDQLEDDFEESERESSKNKNKRRKSNSDRLEQTECRLQLERKQNGNKWKKKTSWVCKCKEKFTSKVSYFKHKLKAHPETCEYCGDKFHTRQRLNKHLMTHLPSRDKLDLKGNKLFLCDHCGKFFTNWNMKMHKLKLSEARPYKCDVENCKSSFREKRGLEMHVLSVHDRNRFHCPYEGCKKSFGVKSTMTSHYKVHTDERSHQCSYCGKMFRRSEHLRVHMRIHTGDNPFNCSLCNYSGRQYNSLRWHMKTYHPGNSNINKEDEKSNI, encoded by the exons ATGGGGGACAAAAAGAGGAGACGAGTGAGAAGAAAGAAGTCCAAACAGGCAAGGATAGCAAGGCAGGCACTGCAGCTGAGAAGGAAGATACTGGCCGGCAAGGTTGACCGCGCATCCACACCAACAACAAGAAATGACAAGTTGGATACCAACGCTTACCAGACTGAGACACAG CTTATCAAAAAGTCAATGGCCAAAGACGCAACTGGACAAATCAGGATACCTGACACAGGACAGACTGTTAAGGAAGAAGATGACCAAAAGAAAAGGATCGGCACCGTTGACATCAACACAACATCCCAACCGAGCTGTGGTACTATCGCAAATGATATCAAGGAGGAGGAAGTAGACGAGCTAGAGAGAAGTCTTGTTAATTGCTGCAACAGCACTGCCCAACTTCTAAGTTGTGATCCAATTGGTACTGATGCTGAGAAGGGAGACGAAGAAGAGATGAAACTTGATGATTGTTATAGCACAAAAACACCATCCTTGTCGGGTTGTTGCACAGTTGGCATTCAAGATGAGATGGAAAGTGGACAAGACACGAATATTGATAACTGTTACAACACTACATCTCAGTTTACTGAGGCAAAGGAGGGGGAAGATCAATTAGAAGATGACTTTGAAGAAAGTGAGCGAGAATcttctaaaaacaaaaacaagaggCGCAAGAGCAACAGTGATCGTTTAGAACAGACAGAATGCCGGCTTCAActggaaaggaaacaaaacggAAACAAGTGGAAAAAGAAGACATCCTGGGTATGCAAGTGTAAGGAAAAGTTCACAAGCAAAGTGTCATATTTCAAACATAAGCTCAAGGCCCATCCAGAGACATGTGAATACTGTGGAGACAAGTTTCACACAAGACAAAGACTCAACAAGCACCTGATGACACACCTGCCAAGCAGAGACAAACTGGACCTGAAGGGGAAcaagttgtttttgtgtgatcaTTGCGGAAAGTTCTTCACCAACTGGAATATGAAGATGCACAAGCTTAAACTTAGCGAGGCAAGACCGTACAAATGCGATGTGGAAAACTGCAAGTCTTCTTTTAGAGAGAAACGTGGTTTGGAAATGCATGTTCTTAGTGTCCATGACAGAAATCGATTCCACTGCCCTTATGAGGGTTGTAAGAAATCGTTTGGTGTCAAGTCGACGATGACTTCACATTACAAAGTGCACACGGACGAGCGCAGCCACCAGTGTTCGTATTGCGGTAAGATGTTCCGCAGATCTGAACACCTGAGGGTTCACATGAGGATACACACGGGTGACAACCCTTTCAactgtagtctgtgtaactaCAGCGGACGGCAGTATAACTCCCTCAGGTGGCACATGAAAACCTACCATCCTGGAAATTCCAATATAAACAAAGAAGATGagaaatcaaacatttaa
- the LOC118417530 gene encoding probable tubulin polyglutamylase TTLL9, translating into MSRTQKQPSYLGRPIQKKTIGDRVVRFRTALSNTILDVLKGRGWQEVQGDMEWDFYWCDVGWMREVFDHFYMEEHCRINHFRNHYELTRKNLMVKNLKKFRKQVEREQGKLEASKCDFFPTTFELPSEYHMFVEEFKRNLGSLWIMKPIAKAQGKGIFLFRKLKDITDWKKESYKSQEERRNDDKEPVETYIVQKYIENPYLIGGKKFDLRVYVLVTSYIPLKAWLYREGFARFSNTRYSLDSIDDTYIHLTNVAVQKTAPDYDPEKGCKWSLNQLRQYLIARHGIEAVEDMLKKMDDIFIYSLLCVQKIMINDKHCFELYGYDIMLDDKLKPWLIETNASPSLTASNQEDYELKCRLLEDTLNVVDMEGRLTGKEKRIGGYDLMWNDGPVTLEEGGLDCMSAPTYTTNTHLGCFNDREKQLKQLFRSLQMAKKTTTV; encoded by the exons ATGTCAAGGACTCAAAAACAG CCGAGCTATCTTGGGAGACCGATACAGAAGAAGACAATTGG AGACCGTGTGGTGAGGTTCAGAACTGCTCTGTCCAACACCATTCTGGATGTGCTGAAGGGCAGAGGATGGCAGGAGGTCCAGGG AGATATGGAGTGGGACTTCTACTGGTGTGACGTGGGTTGGATGCGAGAGGTGtttgaccacttctacatgGAGGAGCACTGCCGTATCAACCACTTCAGGAACCACTATGAA CTGACACGAAAGaatctgatggtgaaaaatcTTAAGAAGTTCCGTAAGCAGGTGGAAAGAGAACAGGGAAAACTAGAGGCCTCCAA ATGTGATTTCTTCCCTACAACATTTGAACTACCA TCAGAGTACCACATGTTTGTGGAAGAGTTCAAAAGGAACCTGGGAAGCCTGTGGATCATGAAACCT attgCCAAGGCTCAAGGCAAAGGAATCTTCCTCTTTAGAAAGCTGAAAGACATCACAGACTGGAAAAAG GAAAGTTACAAGTCTCAGGAGGAGAGAAGAAATGATGATAAGGAGCCGGTTGAGACGTACATCGTACAGAAGTACATCGAGAACCCGTATCTCATCGGGGGCAAGAAGTTCGACCTCAGGGTGTATGTGCTGGTCACCTCT TACATCCCCCTGAAGGCCTGGCTGTACAGGGAAGGGTTTGCGCGTTTCTCCAACACCAGATACTCACTGGACTCCATAGATGACACCT ACATCCATTTGACTAATGTGGCTGTACAGAAAACTGCTCCTGACTACGACCCAGAGAAG GGCTGTAAATGGTCCCTGAACCAGCTAAGACAGTACCTGATAGCAAGACATGGGATAGAGGCG GTTGAAGACATGCTGAAGAAGATGGACGACATCTTCATCTACAGCCTGCTGTGTGTGCAGAAGATCATGATTAACGACAAACACTGCTTCGAGCTGTACGGCTATGACATCATGCTAGACGACAAGCTCAAACC GTGGTTGATCGAGACAAACGCCTCCCCCTCGCTCACAGCCAGTAACCAGGAAGACTACGAGCTGAAGTGTCGGCTCCTGGAGGATACGCTAAATGTGGTGGACATGGAGGGAAG GCTCACAGGGAAGGAGAAGAGAATCGGTGGGTATGACTTGATGTGGAACGATGGACCAGTGACACTGGAGGAGGGAGGACTTGACTGTATGTCTGCTCCAACCTACACCACTAATACACATCTAG GTTGTTTTAATGACAGAGAGAAGCAGCTCAAACAACTGTTCCGGTCCCTGCAGATGGCCAAGAAGACCACAACTGTATAG
- the LOC118418035 gene encoding zinc finger protein 271-like — protein MPTYKQEQKVKKSVAGKVKKKRKQTKRERRERYRALAKRSQEVRGLGKGSRSKPFVPPVGYKVIRYEKSLVLMTPEKTRIRGAAAAADLLQERGFKKSLVLESSSSENEETSPSADMEQASGNTTSTTGQPARKKRANKNDADWLEETERLRQLNKRKQNRKKGKKKTSWVCKCKEKFTSKTSYNQHRLEAHPLTCEYCEENFRSRQLLNKHLKTHMPSEDKLDLRGNKLFLCDHCGQFFTEKKLQWHKLKLNEVKMYECIVNNCKSTFRNRAAVQNHIATVHNRNRFPCPHEGCKQTFGEKSRLKSHYKVHTDERSHQCSYCGKMFRRSEHLKVHMRIHTGDNPFNCGLCNYSGRQYNSLRWHMKTHHPEHCENSGNKKDENSKKKVLERDALADKDENLDSVSGSGEKCYSTRSRSHRAK, from the exons gagggAGAGACGTGAACGCTACAGAGCATTGGCTAAACGATCGCAGGAAGTTCGAGGTTTGGGAAAAGGTTCGAGAAGCAAACCTTTCGTACCACCCGTTGGGTACAAGGTTATCAGGTACGAGAAAAGCCTAGTTCTGATGACTCCTGAGAAGACCAGAATCCGGGGGGCAGCGGCTGCTGCAGACCTGTTGCAGGAAAG GGGGTTCAAGAAGAGCCTTGTTCTGGAGAGCTCCAGCTCTGAGAACGAAGAGACGTCGCCATCAGCAGACATGGAGCAGGCTTCTGGGAACACAACTAGCACAACAGGTCAACCAGCGAGAAAGAAGAGGGCAAACAAGAATGACGCTGATTGGTTAGAAGAGACAGAACGTCTACGGCAGCTTAATAAAAGGAAACAGAACagaaaaaaggggaaaaaaaaGACATCCTGGGTCTGCAAGTGTAAGGAAAAGTTCACGAGCAAAACCTCATATAACCAGCATAGACTAGAGGCCCATCCTTTAACGTGCGAATACTGTGAGGAAAACTTTCGCTCAAGACAATTACTCAACAAACATCTGAAGACGCACATGCCGAGCGAAGACAAACTGGACTTGAGGGGTAACAAGCTTTTCTTGTGTGACCATTGCGGGCAGTTCTTCACCGAAAAAAAGTTGCAGTGGCACAAGCTGAAACTTAACGAGGTAAAAATGTACGAATGCATTGTTAACAACTGCAAGTCTACTTTTAGGAATAGGGCAGCTGTGCAAAATCATATCGCTACTGTCCACAACAGAAATCGGTTCCCTTGCCCTCATGAAGGTTGCAAGCAAACGTTTGGTGAAAAGTCGAGGCTGAAGTCACATTACAAAGTGCACACGGACGAGCGCAGCCACCAGTGTTCGTATTGCGGTAAGATGTTTCGGAGATCCGAGCACCTGAAGGTTCACATGCGGATACACACAGGCGACAACCCGTTTAACTGTGGCCTGTGTAACTACAGTGGACGGCAGTATAACTCTCTCAGGTGGCACATGAAAACCCACCATCCTGAACACTGTGAAAATTCAGGgaacaaaaaagatgaaaactcAAAGAAGAAAGTTTTGGAGAGGGATGCTTTGGCTGATAAAGATGAAAATTTAGATAGTGTGTCAGGAAGTGGTGAAAAGTGCTACTCTACAAGGTCTCGGTCCCACAGGGCAAAATGA